One window of the Pieris brassicae chromosome 4, ilPieBrab1.1, whole genome shotgun sequence genome contains the following:
- the LOC123708959 gene encoding Krueppel-like factor 10, with protein MSTLLDVCGPLSPPSTPPLMEDKVEVLKNAAVKRPRESPPVGFVTPQPSDSEGEDECSKRSRCELARLLLTTPPPEPQVCPRPSVIMRAHKDGTCSPEPLLPPPPPESMNILKTLKFKMNRGHSYSQVKYIATQTQSPPALVETPAKVEEPRVPSPHPELPTKQEERVPAATPGWVPLAPRPTPAVIVPGNLIPTTALWLVTPAPAARRRLYECSHPGCGKNYFKSSHLKAHARTHTGERPFRCAWPGCERRFSRSDELSRHKRTHTGEKKFGCRVCNRRFMRSDHLAKHVKRHAKERTPQPVLRLLPSPPLAIQPTAIN; from the exons ATGTCTACTCTACTCGATGTTTGCGGTCCTCTTTCCCCGCCGTCAACGCCGCCGTTGATGGAAGACAAA GTGGAAGTATTGAAGAACGCAGCTGTAAAAAGGCCTAGAGAGTCGCCCCCTGTGGGGTTCGTGACACCCCAGCCATCTGACTCTGAGGGTGAAGATGAATGCAGCAAGCGCTCTCGGTGCGAGTTGGCCCGCCTGCTCCTCACCACACCTCCTCCAGAGCCGCAAGTGTGCCCGCGGCCATCGGTCATTATGCGGGCTCACAAGGATGGAACCTGCAGCCCAGAACCGCTGCTGCCGCCACCGCCGCCAGAATCAATGAACATTCTTAAAactcttaaatttaaaatgaaccGTGGCCACAGTTATTCGCAAGTGAAATATATTGCGACTCAGACACAAAGCCCTCCCGCCCTTGTTGAGACGCCGGCGAAAGTTGAAGAGCCGCGAGTGCCGTCGCCGCACCCAGAATTGCCCACTAAACAGGAAGAGCGGGTTCCGGCGGCCACACCCGGCTGGGTGCCATTAGCGCCCCGCCCCACGCCAGCAGTCATCGTTCCGGGCAACCTAATTCCCACAACTGCCCTATGGCTCGTGACTCCCGCCCCAGCCGCCCGACGCAGGCTCTACGAGTGTTCACATCCTGGTTGTggaaaaaattactttaagtcTTCACATTTGAAAGCTCACGCCCGAACCCACACGGGAGAGCGGCCATTCCGCTGTGCGTGGCCTGGATGCGAGCGACGTTTCTCCCGATCTGACGAGTTGTCCCGCCACAAGAGGACACACACGGGTGAAAAGAAATTCGGATGCCGCGTCTGCAACCGTCGCTTCATGCGATCCGACCACCTCGCAAAGCACGTAAAACGGCACGCCAAAGAAAGGACGCCACAACCAGTGCTGAGGCTCCTTCCTTCTCCGCCGCTGGCCATCCAGCCCACCGCAATAAACTGA